atcaactaagtactaataaaaatgacgcaagtaatactacgttgagacggcgaagtacctctaggaacgttagtgccattgaagaagaagaagaagaagaagatactagacaatttatgctaaaagaaaattgtaaagggtcaaagggtaatcaatcaatgaagagttcagtgattggactcactaacgttcacttagtaagaaaacgtggatgtttgaaagtgttcaaatcaaaaaatctattttgggcggaacgaagttcgtcgggtcagctagtatgaataaaataaaagaggtgatttttggacattataATTTGATGTCGGGTGATTTGTGatgataaaaaatccaagtgagccgtactttttgagatagaagggtggtccaaatcaccccgtatgtccaatcTTCATACTCCGTTTTATTGAGCTGGTTGGGAgtgtattatattttttcttattataCTTCTTATGTAAACTTCTTCGCTGAAATGTGGATTTAAGAAACAACGCACATGAATGTTGTTGCAATATTATAAATGCACTCCATTGTTTAGGGGTGGATTCCGATTTAATTTTTGCTATGGATGTAAAAACCGCCTCGTTTCTATTTTTGGATAAATTGCGTTTGTGAAAAAAGAAGACGATCAACATATTTTTCATGACTACACGAGCCGTATCTTTGGAGAAATGTTTTTAGCAGCGAGTGAAGCAAGTATTTGTGAAGCCAGTATGATGATGAGTTTTTTAGAAGGGAAAACGAATTTTCGAGTGgaatttatgaataaaaattaccttttccgaaTCAAATTTGTATACCATGTAAAAAAACAGGTGGTTGAATAATCCTATACAAAAATTTTGTCTGAATTTGGTTTCACATCATAATAATAAGATTTAGAAGgaatatcgaaaaaaatataagaaataggttaagttaggacTATGTGCTTCAAATaagtaaataacgccaagtagtaattttttattcaaatttttccaacttaaaattgcatttgaatgcatttgagccttctaatctgatggagaatagtttggatcccaaactcgtatgtcaccattgcacaatggcattaaagtggaaattagcattcagagctcgacaattattctctagacaaaaactgtcttcgacaaagctaACAAAGAATAACTGTCCAGCTCTTAATTGTAAttcccacttaaatgcatctcctggaccattgtgcactggacATCGCGGATACTTACGTAGTCCCGGACAGGGCTTATTAATTTCGAAACTAAAAGATGAAAATATCTTTTCACTTTTTCCTTTCTCTTCAGTCCATTTCAATTTTGATTGTGTGAATTCactacgcatactgaaacatcgattctccaattttgttttcgttctgTTGTCGTTTTTTATGTATTTGAAAGCAAACGCTTTCAATTGACGATTGAAAGTATTCATTCATTGCCATTTGAGCTTTCTGGATTTTCTTACAACCAGCGTCGACAACTGATTACTCCTGCTAGCATACTGTACATTCTTTCacatcgtcattttcattagtttcagcgAAGACAGTTCGAgcttcaacgaaattttcattcgaaataagaTACTTTCGCTCGAAATTAAaacctttcattttcatttgacgatttgatcATTTCGCTTCGGTGTGAAGAATGAAAGAAATGGTCGTGATGCGAAACGAGACTGTATGAATGATGAAGTGATAGTGATGATCATTCTGCACGAGTTTGCAGCAAAATAAAAGGCGATAGgctcattattgagtgacgatgtgtcaATTGAAGTAGAATTGTATGGACTTGGTCCCGGGTTGATGGTGATATTGCCGCACACATATCGATATAGCGATATCCCGGACAATGTTggagaaaacaaaatcaaacaaTTAAGAACAAATaggaaattataaaatatatacaATAGGAAATATAAACAAATTCAGAATGGAATTCATGCGCAATTCAATTATTCAActgattttctcaaaaaaaaggcgGAATGTCCACGTTGACAACAaggtccacggagggggaggggggaaggGGTGTCCGAAATCGTGCTATTTTGTAcaagtggtatgtggacagcccatAACTTCACTATAATTTGGATGATTGTGATAAATGTTTCTGACATAGAATGGCGTTTACAGAAGATCCAACGACGTCTTCGGCGAACCAAAGCCAGGACAATGGCTACCAGGTGCCTGGAAGAGCATCATCCAGCGGAAATACGAACTCGTCGTCGAATTATGATGACTCGCAGTTTGCCGGCAACAGGTGAACGGAGTCGACTGCGGATAAGTGTTTCTCAATGTAATGTTTCCCTTATTTTACAGCGGCCACCAGAACGCATCGAACAGAGCTTCCAGTTCAGATGTCCTCTCGGAGGTTATTGACGTTACACTAGGGTCAAACGAAATGCCTCAACAGGCGATCGAACGTTTGCCTCCTCCTCCCCTCCATATTAATCACAGTAACATCAATGGCTCGAAGGCCGCTCACAGGCTACGACATATGTGGAACGAGAATGCGCGTTTTCAACGACCCTGGTTGGCTTTCGACAACGATGACCGTCCGACAGCTGTAGCTCCACCCTGCTCTACTTCAGCGACTATTTCTAACATACAGAACATCTGCGCAACCGGGACATATGATCCAGTCAATTCACGTCAGATTGAAGAAAAGGATGACCATTTGCTCGCTTCCGGATATACCTCGAATGAGGAATTGAGGTAATTATACAATTATTTAAATAACGTTGTGATATTAACATGCTGGAAATGTTGCAGATCTTGTAATGCATTCTGCGATTGTTATGATTCCGGAACATCATGCATGCCAACAACATCCACGTCCATAACAAAACCATGTCTTGATTCCTCAACTGGATTCAATGATTATATCGTCCGAGACTACACTTGCTGCGCGGAAAGAAACCGAATCCCAATGAACATGTGCTCCAGTTGCGGAGGCAAAATTTCAATCCAGGATAGTCCAAGTCCTGGTAGCTCATCAGATCCCAAAATTATGAGCGTTAACGGTGAAGGTCAGCCGCCCATTCCGGGATCCGCCGTTAGATTGTGCAACTGTTTCCCGAAGTTTCCCTCGCAGAAGAATGTGGTGCGATCGGGTCTTAGGTCATCAAGACCCGGGTCCCTCGATCAGATCGAATTTGACGGACAGCGACAAACCGTTGCGCATTTAACCAACAGTTTTGAGGCATACCTCAACCCACCGATTGGAATTCCAAATCCCAGTATGCGAATCTAGGATTAGTTCGTTTGCAGTTAGTTTAGCAAAATTATTAAAGTATTTATTCGGATGTTTCCAGCAAAATGCGTGAAATTATAGATAAACATTATGtatatttatttgatttttctttGCTTTTTCCGATAATATATGATTATATCCTTCATTCTATCTCAGAGTAAATAACGAAAATATTTCTCTTATGCGCTAACTCCTGCTGAAAAATAAGCGAATCACTGttgtttgtgttttgtttttttttgttaatatccaTTCTACTACATATTTAACTATAACTATACATTCACTAGCGTTTTTTTATCTTGTTTTATTCTTTTTTGAAATCAATCTTAGTCCTAGAAATGGAAAGGTACAAACTTTGGCTACAAGGGTCGATTAGATTTTGGGAAGAGGTTATCTATAGAAAGACTTAAACCAATATATATCTTCCTGGATCATATCGCTATCATAATTGGATGGTTTATTTACTTTATGTATAGAAATGTGATTTCGAGAATATATTGAATTCCTGTTAATATTATAATGCTTATTGCAGTGAATGGTATTTACTCTTAAGTAATTAAATATCTAACTACGGTTGACTCAAGTAGAAAACATTCGTTTCACTATAACAATTCAAGGATACAAAAGAAACTGTAAATTACAATAGGACGAAATAATTACCTAGCGCCATTGAAATGTTAGACTTTTCATCTAGTCGAAGATATCCTTATTGTCATATTGACCTCCTTATGTAATAAATGATTTATCTGCCCTTCCGTTGCAAGCAATAGCAATACTTTCTCAGATAGTCCACATGCATACATTCGCTTTGACTAGCATACTCATTCAGTCGGCTGATCGATCCGGTAACCTCGAACGCGTTTCGTTCGGTATAATGTCTCACAGTCGATTCGAACTTACCACCGCCTGGTTTGCCGTCGAATATCAGCAAGTAATCGTTGTGGGGAACTTCTGCGTTCGCGTATTTCGCCATCTTAGCTAGCGAAATGGATTTCAGCTGCATCTTGGCACATAGTTTTTTCGTTAGGTTTTTCTGATTCTCCCCCAGGTCCGCATTGATCGCGTCGATCACAAACCTAACCGCCTCCTGGACAATTTTGGAGCCtttgtcgattttctcaaaatccgaACAGGTACACCAATGGGGTGCAATCGATGTTTCTTCACAGGATCTGTTCCAGGGCATCTCTTGAAACAGACTCTGACAGTTGGGACAACTGAGCGGTGCTGGAGAATCCACACTTCGTCCGGATAGCTCGAGAACATGCTTCAGCGTCACGTGTAGATCGTAGGGGTTCGTCAGACGATTCCTATTAACTTTCAGCGCCTGTACGATGTGCGGATGCTGCTCCTTGAACCATTCTGGCAGCCATATGAAAATAAATGGTAATCGTTCCTCGAGCCACCCGGTCAGCAGTGATCGAACCGCCCCAAAGCGGAGCCCATGATCGCTAAAGAACACCACCATGCTGGTGTTGAGAATCCCTCGATTATCTAGCTCTTCGATGTAGTATTTCATTCGTAAATCCATCGACGAAGGATCACTGATGTCGTTGTGGCTGAACGTGTTCGTCCAGAATAGACCAAAACTCGGTTCGTCCTTATAGAACGTTGCGAAGTCCAGTGCGTATTGATAGATTAGGTCAGCATAGTTTTGATAACCTAAACAGAATGTCAGCGAGTTTTTCGTCTTCTTCGTTAGATATTTTTCCGCCGCCAGAGCAATTGGTCTCAGATAGTAATCCGTTGGTTGTTGCACGAAGCCGTGCTTGTGGTAGTTGAACGTGTTGATACTCGCTTCATCCTCGGCATAGGCCGTAACGTATCCGCTTTGGGTAAAGTTGTTCCACAGGAACGGGCAGGTTTCCAGCTGACCAACCTTTCGTGGATTGCAAACGTCGTACGCCAGGGTATTGTTGTATCCGGTCAGTATCGCCATCAGGTTGGGATACGTGTTGTCGTCGATCTGCGGGTGGAGAATAGGAGTGTTATCATATTTTTGAATTGGTTTAATTCTTGTAGTATAGCATATGAAGGCATTTGGCGAATTAACAGTAAAAGAGACCGGTGGGTAATATCGAAAACAACCGGAGAGACCAAGACATACACTAGAAGCTGTCAATtcacaaatattgttttatttcatttgttCAAAGTTTTCGAATGATAATGTGATTTATGTGTAAAGTGATGAAATGAATTTGTTGATTCGAAAATTaaatcttttttgaaattttgtggaTCGAATTTGACGGGTAGCGACAAACCGTTGCGAATTTAACAAACAGTTTCGATGCATACccacattagggtggcaatggtaTGGAAAAAATGTCATATTCGTATTTAAAAAAACCGATCatctacaatttgtttattggcccaaaaaaattatctgtgcaaaatttcagctcaatcggacatgatttaaggGTGTCTCAAGGTACtccaaatttagattttttcccaaaaaaaggTCGGACCAGGTTTCCGAGGAAAGTGACTACTTTATGCCCAGAACTAAATTTCATCATTCGACATATCGAATTTCATAGTTtttcaaaactagctcattggtgaccatttcaagGGTTTTGGCCACATTAGGATAACTTGTAcggtctccggatgacctgcagCTCACACTTCAGATCGGAATATGAGAAAGGCAAGACTACAACTTTAGATGGATGCAATCAGATAAGGTATCCCCAAACCCTAGAATTATGATTTACCATAGGTAAAGAAATTTTTACCATAGGTAAAGAAATTTTTACCATAGGTAAAGAAATCTACCATAGATAAAGAAATCAAATCTCTTCATTATGATGAAGAGAGCTCAAACTCAAGGACATCCAGATTGGTGTCGAAGCTCATGAAAAACCATAGGTAGATCTCCTGGCAAAAGAAAAACGGAATTTTCGCAGCACTgtgttattgaaaataatgacaaagaaatatgtttgctttatactcaaaatacggtacaagttgacaaaaagacgggacaatcaaaAAGGGTCGgaaaaacggtactgtcccgttgaaaacggtacgtttggttagcctagctttgaggcacccctaaatcatgtccgattgagctgaaactttgcaaaggtaattttgttttgggccaataaacaaaatgtaaatggtggtttttttttaaatttgacatgaccatttttgcTGCCACCCTAATCCACATATTGGAATTCCAAATCTCAAAGTGCGAATCTGGGATTGGTTCGTTTGCAGTTGGTTTAGCAAAATCGTTGAGGGAATTCTCACCGAGTATCATTCTACCATCAAGCTGGTTGTGCGTAAATATGATGAAGGGAAGAAGCAATGTTGGCAACAATTTTTAAGTTGTTAAGTTGTAATCATAACGTGGTGAAACGTTTGACAAAAACGAAACAACGAAACTGCGAAAATTTACGCTTCCGCAAGCGATCAAGAATTTTGTAGTAAATCTCTTATTCACTCCTTTTTCTGATATAGCGAAATATATCGAAAGTGCTATCCAACATGACCAACAAGGGTACACATCGGCAACCCGTCATAATGTTCAGTAATGCATTTCGCGAGCTGCCAACGAGCAGAACACCAACATCGACTGAAAGTTCCATAGTAAAGCTATAGGAATTTGTCAGTTAGTGATAGGctcatgcacttttgttttggtcatggctttcacattatctgaataCTGGTGTACATGATCCTGTGAATGGGTAGttgaatgatttctgtattgataaaacatagttttcacgctgaaatgccttttttcgtacttgaaactcatttttagtcttttactgcgttatccgcgattttctttattcgcggtgagctagccagactattccacgCATAAGTGGAGTTCTACTGTAGTCGAGTTGTAGAGTGCAATAggaactaaacgcccgaatgactgctGAGTCATGTGGAcgaagaaactgctggaagaacccaaaattcatttccaattgaatacgaaggcgaattttccatagtcccctgactatcctcagttgaataggactttgccgagccctggttGTTACTTTAAGATTCTTTGCTGGGCTGTCTTCGTTTTAAGAACTTTCATATAGTTTGACTTGAATCTcggatccaaaaaaaaattgggtaaTTTGAAAATGACTACCCAATCCAGCGTTTGGAGATCCTCTCATGTGAGGAAAGTTCGGTGTTCTATGTGCAGTCTCCTTTTTGTCCATATACTTTTTATGCAGCAACATGCGAAATTACCTCGGATAAACAGGAGGAACCCGAgccttttttttatgtttgttaaTTCTTCAAACGGTTTCAGAAGCTTAAAGCACTGGTCCATAGAGCTCCACTGTTGTGTCGTCAAATTAGATTATGATTTTGAATTTGATAAGTAGTGATGTAGGCGTACCCTAGGGtgacaatgaatgtatgggaaaaaatcgaccctaaaatttcaaaaacttaccctatgcaaaatgttcaccacctcgaaataacaccctatgccgaatttcagctcaatcggacttaagggagagtggcgcaaagtcaAAGTCAAGTTTCAaagcttgaataattttttttttgaagtcgAATGTCTTAAAtttgcatgaaatgtcgagatctagtgtcatctcgaaatcaattttttgtcaaaaatcggcattctgggacttagtttttttttcggagtacgaaacgaaaagtatgactttgggtgccaatataaatagttatctcgatttttcattcggaaattgctacgaaatgttgttttgcacgataatataccctatgcaaaatattagctcattcggacttcatttgctggtgtcacaaacgttaaaatttgagttttttgagaaCCGAAAAAtcgccggaaatcggggtttttaacAAAAGGATGAATGATgacaaatatcttaaaattacatgacacgtcaagatttacagttatctgaaaaaaaaaatttgtcaaaaatcgatttttcatacggaaaacggaaaaacgaccaagcgccaaaaaacatttttttttacaaaaaaaattttcgagataactgtaaatatcgatgattaatgtaattttgagacatttggtatcaatttttttttgaaagctcgtttttcggtgattttttgtttttcaataaaaaaaaactcaaatttcaacatttgtgacggcagtaaatgaagtccgaatgacattttttttttcaacatttcgtagcaagttcggaatgaaaaattgaaataactatttttattggcacccaaaaccatactttccgtttcgtactccgaaaaaaaaactgagtccCAGAATACCGATCTttgacaaaaaacatttttggagatgacactagatctcgacatttcatgcaattttaagacatttggcatcaaaattttttttcgaaaaccccaattttctttactctccccttgggtgatttttcgattttcaaaaaactcaaactttgaccgctttgcgccactctcccttaagtccgattgagctgatattttacaCTATAATACCTATAAAATTTTGGTCCAAGTATAAATtgtggaaaaatatataaattttcataaaaaatataaaaaaattaagaaacatacacagagaaaaaaatattttaaaacattttgtttttctcaaaaatgtatttttttaaattctcaaaaaattatatgaataattgacaaattttcaaagaaaacattaaacTTGTTGTTAGAGAAGATTTTGACCTGTAAATGTGCCCGTCGTCCGATATATGTATGACTGGCACATGTGAGGAAAActcatatatagggttggggaaaaagaaatgttgtatctctgatcgaaatttgacgctttatttaacaaacATAAAACTATCCAattaaagtcaaatatgcgccgttttgttcgcaaacttgttaccATTTAGAAggtaacttcattatcccccctttataaaaccccctccttatttgcaaaaaactcagacagccggttttcgcaagcctcttttgagaccAACTTAATATCACCAAgtgcgttttgcatggaccggaagagatgataatcatttGGTGTCAGGTCCGGACtacacggtgggtgcaataggacatctcatccgagctcccgtattTTCTGgcaggtcatcaaagatgtgagGCCGAGcgccattcctattgatcatttctggccgcttctgatcaatcgcctgcttcaaacggtcaagctgttcacagtagagaaccgagttgagggtctggccatagttgagcagctcatagtggatgattcccttccaatcccaccaaacacacagcaaaaccttcctggtcgtcaatccgggcttggcgatgattTGGGCCggttcaccgcgcttcgaccacgacttttttcgctttaggttgtcgtatgtgatccacttttcatcaccagtcaccatctttttcaaaaatgggtcgagttcgttccgtttcagcagtacatcgcaggcgttgattcggtctaaaagatttttttgcgtcaacacgtgtggcacccatacatccagctttttttgaatccaatcttctgcaaatggttccaaacggttttatggtctacactcagttcctggccaatcgagcgagtgctcacatgccggtcaacttggatgatttcaacgattttatcggtttccacgacgattggcctaccagtacggggtgtatcttcgacagccactacaccagaacgaaattgatcaaaccaacgctgtgctgtgcgaatcgttacagtatcggctccataaactacacgaatttttttcggccgccttcgttgcaattttacttcgcaggtagtaaaaacgtaaatatggcgaatttcttgcttggtggactccatctttgacgcgctaaaGCGcgttgagactgaaaaggacaatcacaacgctgtcaaaacgacacttgtagcaaagattgtcgtctttaaatagccgtatagtatgacccgatgcgataagtacaacacaaggtatgtttaagtgttgccatatattgacaatatgcgacatttctttttccccaactcaatgaatatttttgagcaaaaacaaaccaaaataaaaaaacctttttgagaaaaaatgaatttttatttttcaactaatATTTTTAGTGTAATTGAAaaagagtattttttttaatttaaattttaacagttttgtaCATTTCAGGTATTataatgtttgagttataaatttttgtaaaaaattgagaaatttttttctcaatttggaCCTTTTCACAAAAAAGCCTGattcttttttcaatatttcaagtatgcaaagttgcttaactgACCAACGTCTTTACACCCATAACGTTGCACTGCTATATGAGATGGTGCTACCATCTCctaagtcgagttggcatgaaatacgTCTACTGCTACTTTTGCTACTGTTCtgctactaaagggtgtgtcacatcaaattgcatcacagaaaaaacgctgtagaaaattaatttttaggaattatatcttcagctttcgcttataatcagataagagtgtatagattacgttggccatgcttcactgtcaatttttcgtaaatctggaaaaatgtcgtcgaacgaaaaagagcgtcgtgaattaatcctgcactcatttcgagaatccggagttttcacatcgggatatcggtaagatgctgggaatcgtccaatccacggtcagcagagtactaaaacgatacttcgagaacctaaccatcgaccggaaggtgaagaacggcaaaaatggatgctccgtcagtgaaaaagatcacaagcgcgtagttaagcagtttagacgtgatccgagaagttcggtccgggatgtcgctaataagctgaatttgtcaagttcattcgtccagcggaccaagcagcgggagggcctgcgtacatacaaggttcagaaggctcctaaccgcgacgaaaggcaaaacatggtggggaagacgcgagcccggaagctgtacaccgaaatgctgacgaagccgcattgcctggtaatggacgacgaaacctacgtcaaagcggactttcgtcagctgccgggcctgttgttcttccccgcagaggacaaattcagcgttccggaggagattcgcaagcagaaactatccaagtttgccaaaaagtacatggtgtgacaagcgatctgctcttgcggaaagcggagcgcccccttcgtgatgaccggcacggtaaacgggcaggtttaccttaaggagtgcctacagaagcgcttactaccactattaaagcagcacgagggcccgaccatcttctggttggatctcgcttcgtgccactat
The Toxorhynchites rutilus septentrionalis strain SRP chromosome 2, ASM2978413v1, whole genome shotgun sequence genome window above contains:
- the LOC129770974 gene encoding uncharacterized protein LOC129770974 isoform X2 — encoded protein: MQSANESDWEPLLETDTRTTKRVAGGAAPCATNRRETKGIIINQEKCGRIRLGVVVVLVFIFFYLSLSTINMRPLVQQMVVNIPDDDEDLPGPRVPKGFLVFGPGCKMLDLDPLAHDVMRLFHKEQFIPCSPKRPLTSIEQTFDNDSIVLQFHREYVTDHLPHYMKYIECCYHSIERAGVGEKADKNFNLDECKFFSHDIHLPASVTSGVLVRCKGSVSANSKTRKSVYTNVHAFIRTKASVRERLDRFRQQSNLPRPLSVLMVGIDSISRLNLIRAMPHTAQHLYDTGWFELKGYNKIDDNTYPNLMAILTGYNNTLAYDVCNPRKVGQLETCPFLWNNFTQSGYVTAYAEDEASINTFNYHKHGFVQQPTDYYLRPIALAAEKYLTKKTKNSLTFCLGYQNYADLIYQYALDFATFYKDEPSFGLFWTNTFSHNDISDPSSMDLRMKYYIEELDNRGILNTSMVVFFSDHGLRFGAVRSLLTGWLEERLPFIFIWLPEWFKEQHPHIVQALKVNRNRLTNPYDLHVTLKHVLELSGRSVDSPAPLSCPNCQSLFQEMPWNRSCEETSIAPHWCTCSDFEKIDKGSKIVQEAVRFVIDAINADLGENQKNLTKKLCAKMQLKSISLAKMAKYANAEVPHNDYLLIFDGKPGGGKFESTVRHYTERNAFEVTGSISRLNEYASQSECMHVDYLRKYCYCLQRKGR
- the LOC129770974 gene encoding uncharacterized protein LOC129770974 isoform X1, producing the protein MQSANESDWEPLLETDTRTTKRVAGGAAPCATNRRETKGIIINQEKCGRIRLGVVVVLVFIFFYLSLSTINMRPLVQQMVVNIPDDDEDLPGPRGEALPNLVYESTTNQVIPIIPHTLTNHGTIQPHNHSNGVDSRPATNNQTTAVPKGFLVFGPGCKMLDLDPLAHDVMRLFHKEQFIPCSPKRPLTSIEQTFDNDSIVLQFHREYVTDHLPHYMKYIECCYHSIERAGVGEKADKNFNLDECKFFSHDIHLPASVTSGVLVRCKGSVSANSKTRKSVYTNVHAFIRTKASVRERLDRFRQQSNLPRPLSVLMVGIDSISRLNLIRAMPHTAQHLYDTGWFELKGYNKIDDNTYPNLMAILTGYNNTLAYDVCNPRKVGQLETCPFLWNNFTQSGYVTAYAEDEASINTFNYHKHGFVQQPTDYYLRPIALAAEKYLTKKTKNSLTFCLGYQNYADLIYQYALDFATFYKDEPSFGLFWTNTFSHNDISDPSSMDLRMKYYIEELDNRGILNTSMVVFFSDHGLRFGAVRSLLTGWLEERLPFIFIWLPEWFKEQHPHIVQALKVNRNRLTNPYDLHVTLKHVLELSGRSVDSPAPLSCPNCQSLFQEMPWNRSCEETSIAPHWCTCSDFEKIDKGSKIVQEAVRFVIDAINADLGENQKNLTKKLCAKMQLKSISLAKMAKYANAEVPHNDYLLIFDGKPGGGKFESTVRHYTERNAFEVTGSISRLNEYASQSECMHVDYLRKYCYCLQRKGR